A DNA window from Motilibacter rhizosphaerae contains the following coding sequences:
- a CDS encoding glycosyltransferase family 2 protein, with protein sequence MSGDRTSHGSATVPLLTLAIPTYNRAPQLDELLAHLVAELAPVDVAWELAVHDNASTDSTSEVVERWQRKVGEERFRYVRHQRNTGGIANLVSTLELARGTWVWTLGDDDVLHPGCVAEVIRIVQEQPDLALLFLNFCGRNGITGEMTKPHYFDTAAAGRTEDGRAAFMHQFAHDMGSVIFLTACIYRTDYAQQAVASWQGSLDNWALAAYLTGATAAHGPVLVTERNWVDCIEAVSSWMQQKGLWAKIQYHDVPVAMSALVGQGYPVEWCRRMGLHLLTRPLSPKALVRHVRAAYYYPRYLRALPRVLFLKEAS encoded by the coding sequence ATGAGCGGCGACCGCACGTCGCACGGGAGCGCGACCGTGCCGCTGCTCACGCTCGCGATCCCGACGTACAACCGGGCACCCCAGCTCGACGAGCTGCTCGCCCACCTCGTGGCCGAGCTCGCTCCCGTCGACGTGGCGTGGGAGCTCGCGGTCCACGACAACGCCTCGACCGACAGCACCTCCGAGGTCGTCGAGCGCTGGCAGCGCAAGGTCGGCGAGGAGCGCTTCCGCTACGTCCGCCACCAGCGCAACACCGGCGGCATCGCCAACCTCGTCTCGACGCTCGAGCTGGCCCGCGGCACCTGGGTCTGGACCCTGGGCGACGACGACGTGCTCCACCCCGGCTGCGTCGCCGAGGTCATCCGGATCGTCCAGGAGCAGCCGGACCTCGCCCTGCTGTTCCTCAACTTCTGCGGCCGCAACGGCATCACCGGCGAGATGACCAAGCCGCACTACTTCGACACGGCGGCCGCCGGTCGCACCGAGGACGGCCGCGCCGCCTTCATGCACCAGTTCGCCCACGACATGGGCAGCGTCATCTTCCTCACGGCCTGCATCTACCGCACGGACTACGCCCAGCAGGCGGTCGCCTCCTGGCAGGGCTCGCTGGACAACTGGGCGCTCGCCGCCTACCTCACCGGCGCCACCGCCGCCCACGGGCCGGTCCTCGTGACCGAGCGCAACTGGGTCGACTGCATCGAGGCGGTCAGCTCGTGGATGCAGCAGAAGGGCCTCTGGGCCAAGATCCAGTACCACGACGTCCCCGTCGCGATGAGCGCGCTCGTCGGCCAGGGCTACCCCGTCGAGTGGTGCCGTCGCATGGGCCTGCACCTGCTCACCCGCCCGTTGTCACCGAAGGCGCTCGTGCGCCACGTGCGCGCCGCCTACTACTACCCGCGCTACCTGCGCGCGCTGCCGCGCGTGCTCTTCCTGAAGGAGGCGTCATGA
- a CDS encoding oligosaccharide flippase family protein codes for MSNVGILAVNLATGVLVARSIGPGGRGDLAVLATLTQFTGWIAALGTNEGVAFLASKREEDIPRIVGTALAFLAGLGLVGVVLAELALPLVLHAQHQSVIDTGRWFVLSVVLVLATSQLQSLLGGSHDFAGMNVLRVLQPTGYLVGLVVLALTVRLTVDEVLLASIASSVLALGVVGARFLRRVGVARPSREVARAALAFGIKVQGSLFGGLVNGRLDLLMMPAFLSVATVGLYSVATNTAGILFALVGVLGQVVFPAAARRGGAEGMRLVVRAGRITVGTAGAVALVLGVLAPWLLPLVYGDAFRGSAVPLQIMLPGVVLAATSQVLDAGLQATGRPGAASICQLWGLVVTVVGLSVSLEPFGMDGAATVTTLSYLTCFVAALVYLRREPGFSVRALFSPRRFVADGLDVSRTLLRRRGTAPGPELSKVA; via the coding sequence CTGTCCAACGTCGGCATCCTCGCGGTCAACCTCGCCACCGGGGTGCTGGTCGCCCGCAGCATCGGCCCGGGTGGCCGCGGTGACCTCGCCGTCCTCGCGACGCTGACGCAGTTCACGGGGTGGATCGCGGCGCTCGGCACCAACGAGGGCGTCGCCTTCCTCGCCTCGAAGCGCGAGGAGGACATCCCGCGGATCGTCGGCACCGCGCTCGCCTTCCTGGCCGGGCTGGGCCTCGTCGGCGTGGTGCTGGCCGAGCTCGCGCTGCCGCTCGTGCTCCACGCGCAGCACCAGTCGGTCATCGACACCGGGCGCTGGTTCGTCCTCAGCGTCGTGCTCGTGCTCGCGACGTCCCAGCTGCAGAGCCTGCTGGGCGGGTCGCACGACTTCGCCGGGATGAACGTCCTGCGCGTGCTGCAGCCGACGGGGTACCTCGTCGGGCTGGTGGTGCTCGCGCTCACCGTCCGGCTCACCGTCGACGAGGTGCTGCTCGCCAGCATCGCGTCGAGCGTGCTGGCGCTGGGCGTCGTGGGCGCGCGGTTCCTCCGCAGGGTCGGCGTCGCGCGCCCGTCGCGCGAGGTCGCCCGCGCGGCGCTCGCCTTCGGGATCAAGGTGCAGGGCAGCCTGTTCGGCGGGCTGGTGAACGGCCGGCTCGACCTGCTCATGATGCCGGCGTTCCTCAGCGTCGCGACGGTCGGCCTCTACTCCGTCGCCACGAACACCGCGGGCATCCTGTTCGCGCTGGTCGGCGTGCTGGGCCAGGTGGTCTTCCCGGCGGCCGCGCGCCGCGGCGGCGCGGAGGGGATGCGGCTGGTGGTGCGCGCGGGTCGGATCACGGTCGGCACGGCGGGCGCGGTCGCGCTCGTCCTGGGCGTGCTCGCCCCGTGGCTGCTCCCGCTGGTCTACGGCGACGCCTTCCGCGGCTCCGCGGTCCCGCTGCAGATCATGCTCCCGGGCGTGGTCCTCGCCGCGACGAGCCAGGTCCTCGACGCCGGGCTGCAGGCCACCGGCCGACCGGGCGCCGCGAGCATCTGCCAGCTGTGGGGGCTCGTCGTGACCGTGGTCGGGCTCTCGGTCTCGCTGGAGCCCTTCGGCATGGACGGCGCCGCGACGGTGACGACGCTGTCGTACCTCACCTGCTTCGTCGCCGCCCTCGTCTACCTGCGCCGGGAGCCCGGCTTCTCGGTGCGCGCGCTGTTCAGCCCGCGGCGGTTCGTCGCCGACGGCCTCGACGTCTCCCGGACGCTGCTGCGCCGACGAGGGACGGCGCCCGGGCCCGAGCTGTCGAAGGTCGCCTGA
- a CDS encoding NAD-dependent epimerase/dehydratase family protein — protein MRILVTGTEGYLGCLLAPELDRRGHDVRGLDTGFFKYGWLYRGTDRSVATIDKDIRHVTVDDLRGFDAVVHMAELSNDPLGDLIGEITYDINHKGTLRLATLAKEAGVERFVFMSSCSVYGVAEGTVDETSPINPQTAYAVCKGLIERDVTKLADDSFSPTFMRNATAFGASPRMRFDIVLNNLSGLAHTTGQIAMTSDGTPWRPLVHALDIGKAIRCVLEAPREAVHNEVFNVGSNEQNYQVRDIAEKVAAAFPGCTTSFGEPGADNRSYKVNFDKIYSQLPGFSCDWDADKGAAQLAEVFARIDLDEATFKGRGHTRLKQLEHLLATKQIDADLFWTAP, from the coding sequence ATGCGCATCCTCGTCACCGGCACCGAGGGCTACCTCGGCTGCCTGCTCGCTCCCGAGCTCGACCGTCGCGGTCACGACGTCCGCGGCCTGGACACGGGCTTCTTCAAGTACGGCTGGCTCTACCGCGGCACGGACCGCTCGGTGGCCACCATCGACAAGGACATCCGCCACGTCACCGTGGACGACCTGCGCGGCTTCGACGCGGTCGTGCACATGGCCGAGCTGTCCAACGACCCGCTGGGCGACCTCATCGGCGAGATCACCTACGACATCAACCACAAGGGCACGCTGCGCCTGGCCACCCTCGCCAAGGAGGCGGGTGTCGAGCGGTTCGTGTTCATGTCCTCCTGCAGCGTCTACGGCGTGGCCGAGGGCACGGTCGACGAGACCTCCCCGATCAACCCGCAGACCGCGTACGCCGTGTGCAAGGGGCTCATCGAGCGCGATGTCACCAAGCTCGCGGACGACAGCTTCTCCCCCACGTTCATGCGCAACGCCACGGCGTTCGGCGCCTCGCCGCGCATGCGGTTCGACATCGTGCTGAACAACCTCTCGGGCCTCGCGCACACCACCGGCCAGATCGCGATGACGAGCGACGGCACCCCGTGGCGCCCGCTCGTGCACGCCCTCGACATCGGCAAGGCGATCCGCTGCGTGCTCGAGGCGCCGCGCGAGGCCGTGCACAACGAGGTCTTCAACGTCGGCAGCAACGAGCAGAACTACCAGGTCCGCGACATCGCGGAGAAGGTCGCCGCGGCGTTCCCCGGCTGCACCACGAGCTTCGGCGAGCCCGGCGCGGACAACCGCAGCTACAAGGTGAACTTCGACAAGATCTACTCGCAGCTGCCGGGCTTCTCCTGCGACTGGGACGCCGACAAGGGCGCCGCGCAGCTGGCCGAGGTGTTCGCGCGCATCGACCTCGACGAGGCGACCTTCAAGGGCCGCGGCCACACGCGGCTCAAGCAGCTCGAGCACCTGCTCGCCACCAAGCAGATCGACGCCGACCTCTTCTGGACCGCCCCGTGA
- the rfbC gene encoding dTDP-4-dehydrorhamnose 3,5-epimerase, giving the protein MIFTQTALAGATIIDLERREDERGFFARTFCRKEFADAGLDPMVEQCNLSYNYKAGTLRGMHYQVAPAEEAKLVRCTSGAILDVIVDMRPDSPTHLQHIAVELTQQNRRALLVPPMFAHGYLTLTDDAEVVYQVSETYTPGTERGLRYDDPALGIDWPVEVAVISAKDAAWPLLSEQGISA; this is encoded by the coding sequence GTGATCTTCACGCAGACGGCGCTCGCGGGCGCCACCATCATCGACCTCGAGCGGCGCGAGGACGAGCGCGGCTTCTTCGCGCGCACCTTCTGCCGCAAGGAGTTCGCGGACGCCGGGCTCGACCCGATGGTCGAGCAGTGCAACCTGTCCTACAACTACAAGGCCGGGACGCTGCGCGGCATGCACTACCAGGTCGCGCCCGCCGAGGAGGCGAAGCTCGTGCGCTGCACGAGCGGCGCCATCCTCGACGTCATCGTCGACATGCGCCCCGACAGTCCGACGCACCTGCAGCACATCGCGGTCGAGCTCACCCAGCAGAACCGCCGCGCGCTGCTCGTGCCGCCGATGTTCGCGCACGGCTACCTCACCCTGACCGACGACGCCGAGGTCGTCTACCAGGTGAGCGAGACCTACACCCCGGGCACCGAGCGCGGCCTGCGCTACGACGACCCGGCGCTGGGCATCGACTGGCCGGTCGAGGTCGCCGTCATCAGCGCCAAGGACGCGGCCTGGCCGCTGCTCTCGGAGCAGGGGATCTCGGCGTGA
- a CDS encoding NAD(P)H-dependent oxidoreductase, with protein MILVDTALKQRAAEGRPIRVGMIGAGFMGRGVANQIINYTEGMELVAVSNRRLEGAVRAYAEAGVDETATVSDAAGVSDAVRRGVPAVTEDPFALVDAEGIDVLCDVTGAVEFGARVTLAAFAAGKHMVTMNAELDGTVGPLLKVLAEQAGVIFSGVDGDQPGVEVNLFRFVTQLGLTPLVMGNIKGLQDPYRNPTTQEGFAKQWGQDPAMVTSFADGTKVSFEQAIVANATGMTVAKRGMGGADHRGHVDELTTAYDVEELKKLGGVVDYVVGAKPGPGVFCLATVEDPKQRHMLNLYKLGEGPLYSFYTPYHLCHFEVPTSLARAVLFGDAPIVAAGAPQVEVVATAKVDLKAGQVLDGLGEYHTYGEAEAADVTARERLLPMGVAEGCTLVRDVPKDATLTYDDVIVPEGRLIDDLRRRQAEHFGA; from the coding sequence GTGATCCTCGTCGACACCGCGCTCAAGCAGCGCGCGGCCGAGGGGCGGCCCATCCGCGTCGGGATGATCGGCGCGGGCTTCATGGGCCGCGGCGTGGCCAACCAGATCATCAACTACACCGAGGGCATGGAGCTGGTCGCGGTCTCGAACCGCCGGCTCGAGGGCGCCGTCCGGGCGTACGCCGAGGCGGGCGTCGACGAGACCGCGACGGTCTCCGACGCGGCCGGTGTCAGCGACGCGGTCCGGCGCGGAGTGCCTGCGGTCACGGAGGACCCGTTCGCGCTGGTCGACGCCGAGGGCATCGACGTCCTCTGCGACGTCACCGGCGCGGTGGAGTTCGGCGCGCGGGTGACGCTCGCCGCCTTCGCGGCCGGCAAGCACATGGTGACGATGAACGCCGAGCTCGACGGCACCGTCGGCCCGCTGCTCAAGGTGCTCGCCGAGCAGGCCGGGGTCATCTTCTCCGGCGTCGACGGCGACCAGCCGGGCGTGGAGGTCAACCTCTTCCGCTTCGTCACGCAGCTCGGCCTCACGCCGCTGGTGATGGGCAACATCAAGGGCCTGCAGGACCCCTACCGCAACCCCACCACCCAAGAGGGGTTCGCCAAGCAGTGGGGCCAGGACCCGGCCATGGTGACGAGCTTCGCCGACGGCACGAAGGTGTCGTTCGAGCAGGCGATCGTCGCCAACGCCACGGGGATGACGGTGGCGAAGCGCGGCATGGGCGGTGCGGACCACCGCGGCCATGTCGACGAGCTCACCACGGCGTACGACGTCGAGGAGCTGAAGAAGCTCGGCGGTGTCGTCGACTACGTCGTCGGGGCCAAGCCCGGGCCGGGCGTCTTCTGCCTCGCCACCGTCGAGGACCCGAAGCAGCGCCACATGCTCAACCTCTACAAGCTCGGCGAGGGGCCGCTCTACAGCTTCTACACGCCGTACCACCTGTGCCACTTCGAGGTCCCGACCTCGCTCGCCCGGGCGGTCCTCTTCGGCGACGCGCCGATCGTCGCCGCGGGGGCCCCGCAGGTCGAGGTCGTCGCGACGGCGAAGGTCGACCTCAAGGCCGGGCAGGTCCTCGACGGGCTCGGGGAGTACCACACCTACGGCGAGGCCGAGGCGGCCGACGTCACCGCCCGCGAGCGGCTGCTGCCGATGGGCGTGGCCGAGGGGTGCACCCTCGTGCGCGACGTGCCCAAGGACGCGACCCTGACCTACGACGACGTCATCGTCCCGGAGGGTCGCCTCATCGACGACCTCCGCCGGCGGCAGGCGGAGCACTTCGGGGCGTAG
- a CDS encoding glycosyltransferase family 2 protein, whose product MEQHSSRAASRPLGWPQPTPGGRVADRSRAAGAPRVTIVMPTYLRMDYIREAVESALAQTLGEFELLVSDNASSPATRELLESYADPRIRYRTNAEGNVGATRNALNAYQDARAALLTTLHDDDVYEPTFLERLVPPLEADPTLSVAFSDHWLIDEKGVVDPEGTEENSRAWGRSSLSEGVLRPFLRQAVLERAVPVAMSTVFRSSAVDWSDFPEEVGTNYDLWIGYLAARDGSGAWFTPERLTRYRYHGQSITSGARYDRALSYCYDRFLADPATADLRPELEREARHWRTGLGITLLREGDRAGARSVLGPVLRGGASPRALAAYALAAAPFPTGRALALAQRVRGQSGTRG is encoded by the coding sequence ATGGAGCAACACTCCTCCCGCGCCGCGAGCAGGCCGCTAGGCTGGCCGCAGCCGACTCCGGGGGGACGAGTGGCCGACCGCTCCCGAGCCGCGGGCGCACCGCGCGTGACGATCGTCATGCCGACCTACCTGCGGATGGACTACATCCGCGAGGCCGTGGAGAGCGCGCTCGCGCAGACCCTCGGCGAGTTCGAGCTCCTCGTGTCGGACAACGCCTCCTCGCCGGCGACGCGCGAGCTGCTCGAGTCCTACGCCGACCCGCGCATCCGCTACCGCACCAACGCGGAGGGCAACGTCGGCGCGACGCGCAACGCGCTCAACGCGTACCAGGACGCGCGGGCGGCGCTGCTCACGACGCTGCACGACGACGACGTCTACGAGCCCACCTTCCTCGAGCGGCTGGTGCCGCCGCTCGAGGCCGACCCCACCCTCTCCGTCGCCTTCAGCGACCACTGGCTCATCGACGAGAAGGGCGTCGTCGACCCGGAGGGCACGGAGGAGAACTCCCGTGCCTGGGGGCGTTCCTCGCTCAGCGAGGGGGTCCTGCGACCGTTCCTGCGCCAGGCCGTCCTCGAGCGCGCCGTGCCGGTGGCGATGTCGACGGTGTTCCGCTCCTCGGCGGTCGACTGGTCCGACTTCCCGGAGGAGGTCGGCACCAACTACGACCTCTGGATCGGCTACCTCGCCGCCCGCGACGGGTCGGGGGCGTGGTTCACCCCGGAGCGGCTCACGCGCTACCGCTACCACGGCCAGTCCATCACCTCGGGCGCGCGCTACGACCGGGCGCTGAGCTACTGCTACGACCGCTTCCTGGCCGACCCCGCCACCGCGGACCTGCGTCCGGAGCTCGAGCGCGAGGCGCGCCACTGGCGCACCGGTCTCGGGATCACCCTGCTGCGCGAGGGCGACCGGGCGGGCGCGCGCTCCGTCCTCGGGCCGGTGCTGCGCGGCGGTGCCTCTCCGCGCGCCCTCGCGGCGTACGCGCTGGCGGCCGCGCCGTTCCCCACCGGGCGCGCGCTCGCGCTGGCCCAGCGGGTGCGCGGCCAGTCCGGCACCCGCGGCTGA
- a CDS encoding PIG-L deacetylase family protein has translation MGLASAARRAAVPAQRGSRALWERRGTDRTAQIASTSALVVAPHADDETLGCAVTIMRKRAAGSRVRVLVVSDGAYSLDTAPHTHPELVALREQEARTAAGLLGVAAEDVSFGGLPDGGLAQRRDEVRALLERALAEERPEQLLVPVSCDGHPDHDAVSRVAAELVADLATQPGEPPVELLEYPVWMWTHWPFTSPAGGAGPAQRALGLPRRLSSPRPYLVSTAGHLEQKRAVVAAYKTQVEPYGGEVALSPAFLAHFLGPWEVLLPGGSMSHLGSHLGDHLGSSA, from the coding sequence GTGGGACTCGCGTCCGCAGCGCGCCGTGCTGCGGTGCCCGCCCAGCGCGGCAGCCGCGCCCTCTGGGAGCGCCGCGGCACCGACCGCACCGCGCAGATCGCCTCCACCAGCGCGCTCGTCGTCGCCCCGCACGCCGACGACGAGACCCTCGGCTGCGCCGTCACGATCATGCGCAAGCGGGCCGCCGGGAGCCGGGTCCGGGTGCTCGTCGTCAGCGACGGCGCGTACTCCCTCGACACCGCCCCGCACACCCACCCCGAGCTCGTCGCCCTGCGCGAGCAGGAGGCGCGGACCGCGGCCGGACTGCTCGGCGTCGCCGCCGAGGACGTCTCCTTCGGCGGCCTGCCCGACGGCGGTCTCGCCCAGCGCCGCGACGAGGTGCGCGCCCTGCTGGAGCGCGCCCTGGCGGAGGAGCGACCGGAGCAGCTGCTCGTGCCGGTCTCCTGCGACGGCCACCCCGACCACGACGCGGTGAGCCGCGTGGCGGCCGAGCTCGTGGCCGACCTCGCTACCCAGCCGGGCGAGCCGCCCGTCGAGCTGCTGGAGTACCCCGTCTGGATGTGGACGCACTGGCCGTTCACCAGCCCCGCCGGCGGCGCGGGGCCGGCGCAGCGCGCGCTCGGGCTGCCCCGCCGGCTCTCCTCGCCCCGCCCGTACCTCGTGAGCACGGCGGGCCACCTCGAGCAGAAGCGGGCGGTCGTGGCGGCGTACAAGACCCAGGTCGAGCCGTACGGCGGGGAGGTCGCGCTCTCCCCGGCGTTCCTGGCGCACTTCCTGGGGCCGTGGGAGGTCCTGCTGCCGGGCGGGTCCATGAGCCACTTGGGGAGCCACCTGGGGGACCACCTCGGGAGCAGCGCGTGA
- a CDS encoding glycosyltransferase family 4 protein: MKVLMMTHDVGLVGGIERSLLLAAGALVDQGHTVYLAHGEGTVGPDAPFAESLFLPAFFDRGPKWESRQVRREVRRLRDFVRDNGVELLHVHGIPRNAVQFRLPRIAPTVTTYHNLSCPNTARYQWGPRQPCSRTIGVSCVTTGYRRLGCGRVGDGSPLGLLQFLRGMQQDRRMRAAVRRSDRIVAPSAWTRDLLVSEGADPARVDVVAPPITTFARRTPPDAQRVPLVSYVGRLVDFKGVDVVLRASQAIDVPHRVVIAGDGPVRGELEALAAELGIAERVEFVGSVSPEAAQELREASAVVAVPSLVPETFCMAGPEALAVGTPVVAHAVGGMGAWISQGGPLVSVAGLSEVGDWTALLRERLLAAPDGGDRRRVESRIRAGLSVQAHTAALLEVYAAALGAAPHRPEAATRVPVGAMAALLPLLALVALLGGLVLA; this comes from the coding sequence GTGAAGGTGCTCATGATGACCCACGACGTCGGCCTCGTCGGGGGGATCGAGCGCAGCCTGCTGCTCGCCGCCGGCGCGCTGGTGGACCAGGGCCACACCGTCTACCTCGCGCACGGCGAGGGCACGGTCGGCCCCGACGCGCCCTTCGCGGAGTCGCTGTTCCTGCCCGCCTTCTTCGACCGCGGCCCCAAGTGGGAGAGCCGCCAGGTGCGCAGGGAGGTCCGCCGCCTGCGGGACTTCGTGCGGGACAACGGCGTGGAGCTGCTGCACGTCCACGGGATCCCGCGCAACGCCGTGCAGTTCCGGCTGCCGCGCATCGCGCCGACGGTGACGACGTACCACAACCTCTCCTGCCCCAACACTGCGCGCTACCAGTGGGGTCCGCGCCAGCCCTGCAGCCGCACCATCGGCGTCTCGTGCGTCACCACCGGCTACCGCCGCCTCGGCTGCGGGCGCGTGGGCGACGGGAGCCCCCTCGGGCTGCTGCAGTTCCTGCGCGGCATGCAGCAGGACCGGCGGATGCGCGCCGCCGTGCGCCGCTCGGACCGCATTGTCGCCCCGAGCGCGTGGACCCGCGACCTGCTCGTCAGCGAGGGTGCCGACCCGGCGCGCGTCGACGTCGTCGCGCCGCCCATCACGACGTTCGCCCGGCGCACCCCGCCCGACGCGCAGCGGGTGCCGCTCGTCAGCTACGTCGGGCGCCTCGTCGACTTCAAGGGGGTGGACGTCGTGCTGCGCGCCTCGCAGGCGATCGACGTCCCCCACCGGGTGGTCATCGCCGGTGACGGTCCCGTCCGCGGCGAGCTCGAGGCGCTCGCCGCCGAGCTCGGGATCGCCGAGCGCGTCGAGTTCGTCGGCAGCGTCTCGCCGGAGGCGGCGCAGGAGCTGCGCGAGGCCAGCGCGGTCGTGGCCGTCCCGTCGCTGGTGCCGGAGACGTTCTGCATGGCCGGGCCGGAGGCGCTGGCCGTCGGCACCCCCGTCGTGGCGCACGCGGTCGGCGGCATGGGCGCCTGGATCTCGCAGGGCGGCCCGTTGGTCTCGGTCGCCGGGCTCTCCGAGGTCGGCGACTGGACGGCGCTGCTGCGCGAGCGGCTGCTGGCGGCACCCGACGGCGGCGACCGCCGTCGGGTCGAGTCGCGCATCCGTGCCGGGCTCTCGGTGCAGGCGCACACCGCCGCGCTGCTCGAGGTCTACGCCGCCGCGCTCGGCGCGGCGCCGCACCGGCCCGAGGCGGCGACCCGCGTGCCGGTCGGTGCGATGGCCGCCCTGCTGCCGCTGCTCGCCCTCGTCGCCCTCCTGGGCGGACTGGTCCTGGCGTAG
- a CDS encoding arsenate-mycothiol transferase ArsC: MDLRAGEDGVLVLCTANRCRSPIAAALLAGLLGDVPAVSSAGFLEPGLPVPPEGVAALPACAPELAAHRSRRVDAAALTAAGLVVTMERAHVRDAAVLAPACWPRTFPLVDLAARVQRVGGRLPGEGLRAYAARLHEGRRLDSVLRGSAADDVADPMGQSGAAYVRTAEELRRLLEPVAAALRPR, from the coding sequence GTGGACCTGCGCGCTGGTGAGGACGGGGTCCTCGTGCTGTGCACCGCCAACCGGTGCCGCTCCCCGATCGCCGCCGCCCTGCTCGCGGGCCTGCTCGGCGACGTGCCCGCGGTGTCGTCCGCGGGGTTCCTCGAGCCGGGGCTGCCCGTCCCGCCCGAGGGGGTGGCCGCGCTGCCGGCCTGCGCCCCGGAGCTCGCCGCGCACCGCAGCAGGCGCGTCGACGCGGCGGCGCTGACGGCCGCCGGTCTCGTCGTCACCATGGAGCGGGCCCACGTCCGCGACGCGGCCGTGCTGGCGCCGGCCTGCTGGCCCCGCACCTTCCCGCTCGTCGACCTCGCCGCCCGCGTGCAGCGCGTCGGAGGGCGCCTGCCCGGCGAGGGGCTGCGCGCGTACGCCGCCAGGCTGCACGAGGGCCGGCGGCTGGACTCGGTGCTGCGCGGGAGCGCGGCGGACGACGTGGCCGACCCCATGGGGCAGTCCGGCGCGGCGTACGTCCGGACGGCGGAGGAGCTGCGCCGCCTGCTCGAGCCGGTGGCCGCGGCGCTGCGGCCCCGCTAG
- a CDS encoding sugar transferase, protein MTDVVASPDDSARLGGPRRGRPEPAELTGLTGLTARAGLPAIPRQAVPASPAGRRWHDADQARLLAADLTAALVAGALAAARHAAWSSAAAVLALAAAWVLVVVLLRGYETRFTSVGSEEFRRVGVAGLALTALVGTGAWAFDASVPRAPVLLALALTVSLSLAARWALRRRTHRRRARGLDRDRVLVVGHPEGLVWLTSTLARSPYHGMDVVAACLPQRAEAGRLAEVDVPVEGSFADVVRVAEALAVDTVVVLSCPELDAEALRRIGWGLEELGAELLVAPGVMEAVGPRVGIRPVCGVPLIHVEAPELRGSRRLAKAAFDRAVAAVALLVLSPVLLAVAVAVRFDSPGGALFRQRRVGVRGREFTMWKFRSMVTGADALVGELAEQDEGSGLLFKVRDDPRVTRVGRLLRKTSLDELPQLVNVLLGHMSLVGPRPPLPREVALYPGDVRRRLLVKPGVTGLWQVSGRSDLSWEESVRLDLRYVENWSFAYDLVILVRTASAVLFSHGAY, encoded by the coding sequence ATGACCGACGTCGTCGCTTCGCCGGACGACTCGGCCAGGCTCGGGGGACCGCGGCGCGGTCGTCCGGAGCCGGCTGAGCTGACCGGCCTGACCGGGCTGACCGCCCGCGCCGGCCTGCCGGCGATCCCGCGCCAGGCGGTGCCCGCGTCGCCGGCGGGGCGCCGCTGGCACGACGCCGACCAGGCGCGCCTGCTGGCCGCCGACCTCACGGCCGCGCTGGTCGCCGGTGCGCTCGCCGCCGCCCGGCACGCCGCGTGGTCCAGCGCCGCCGCCGTGCTGGCCCTCGCCGCGGCCTGGGTCCTCGTGGTCGTGCTCCTGCGCGGCTACGAGACCCGCTTCACCTCCGTCGGCTCGGAGGAGTTCCGCCGCGTCGGCGTCGCCGGCCTGGCGCTCACCGCCCTGGTGGGCACCGGGGCCTGGGCGTTCGACGCCAGCGTGCCCCGCGCGCCGGTCCTGCTCGCCCTCGCGCTCACCGTCTCGCTGAGCCTCGCCGCCCGCTGGGCGCTGCGCCGGCGCACGCACCGGCGCCGGGCGCGCGGCCTCGACCGCGACCGCGTCCTCGTGGTCGGGCACCCCGAGGGCCTCGTCTGGCTGACGAGCACCCTGGCCCGCTCGCCGTACCACGGCATGGACGTCGTCGCGGCGTGCCTGCCGCAGCGCGCCGAGGCCGGGCGCCTCGCGGAGGTCGACGTCCCCGTCGAGGGGTCGTTCGCCGACGTCGTGCGGGTCGCGGAGGCGCTCGCCGTGGACACGGTCGTCGTCCTCAGCTGCCCCGAGCTCGACGCCGAGGCGCTGCGGCGCATCGGGTGGGGGCTCGAGGAGCTCGGGGCCGAGCTGCTCGTCGCGCCCGGCGTCATGGAGGCGGTCGGCCCGCGCGTCGGCATCCGCCCCGTCTGCGGCGTGCCGCTCATCCACGTCGAGGCGCCGGAGCTGCGCGGCTCGCGCCGCCTGGCGAAGGCGGCCTTCGACCGCGCCGTCGCCGCCGTGGCGCTGCTCGTGCTCTCCCCGGTGCTGCTCGCCGTCGCCGTCGCCGTCCGCTTCGACAGCCCCGGAGGCGCGCTGTTCCGCCAGCGCCGGGTGGGCGTCCGCGGGCGCGAGTTCACGATGTGGAAGTTCCGCAGCATGGTCACGGGCGCCGACGCGCTCGTCGGCGAGCTCGCCGAGCAGGACGAGGGCAGCGGGCTGCTGTTCAAGGTCCGCGACGACCCGCGGGTCACCCGCGTCGGCCGGCTGCTGCGCAAGACCTCGCTCGACGAGCTGCCCCAGCTGGTCAACGTCCTGCTCGGCCACATGTCGCTGGTGGGTCCGCGCCCGCCGCTGCCGCGCGAGGTCGCGCTCTACCCGGGCGACGTGCGCCGCCGGCTGCTCGTCAAGCCCGGCGTCACCGGGCTGTGGCAGGTGAGCGGGCGCTCCGACCTCAGCTGGGAGGAGTCGGTGCGGCTCGACCTGCGCTACGTCGAGAACTGGTCGTTCGCGTACGACCTCGTCATCCTCGTGCGCACCGCGTCCGCCGTGCTGTTCAGCCACGGCGCCTACTAG